One Dioscorea cayenensis subsp. rotundata cultivar TDr96_F1 chromosome 19, TDr96_F1_v2_PseudoChromosome.rev07_lg8_w22 25.fasta, whole genome shotgun sequence genomic window, GACAGAAATCCAGCCTCTGATGATGGTCTAGTGAACTCCCTAACAGTGGATGCAAATTCAGACGCAATGCTGACTTGATCCATTAAAGAACCTTCATTGGAAGATAAGTTCCCAAACCCATCAAGGtggcgaagaagaagaatagaaggTGAGTATCTGTTTGACACATTGGCActtcaattcaactcaataaaaaattacaaaaaatgcCTACAATTGATCAAATGCCACAGTTCAcgggaaaaacaaaaacatcatgaGTATATTAGACAAGGGATGTGAAAGGTATgaataaagtttataaaattttaatttacatggGTTGGAACACTTTATCCCAAATTAATTCagctttgatttaatttatactaaataaaataaaaaatttcaatttaaattatactattttaattagtgatcggtctttattaaaattaattaatggctATATCCAactagttaattaaattttgtgaaaaCACTTGTTCTAAGTAATTCTTTCAGTTGGCAAAAATGGAATAACTTGTTCTTTATCCCAAGTTATTCCCAAGCCAAGCACATTGTAAGCTTGACAAAGAAGTGAATAATATATCACTAGATAAATTAAAGCTCATGCAATTAAATTTTGCTCACCAACTTGTCACCTGTGCGCAACTCAGACTAACTCCCTCATGAGATTTCCAAATGAGTCGAAAGAATTCTCTCTTGTTAAGACAACACTAGAACTTTGAGAGGGAACTAGAACTCTTATTACCCCAACTTGAGAGTAGGATGGTCCCTTATATGAGAAACCCTTTACATCTAGTGGGTTCTTCACCATCTTTAAAGATAAAACATTGTTTGTTCTAGAATCCTATAACTACTAAAATCCTCtacatttatctttttttgaCAAAAGAATCCTCTACGcatatcaaaaatatttttaacacaaaataaacaCATGTGCCACATAGATATAGATTGGATGTCACATGTCATGATGTGCATATCTATAGATCTAGCCATGACACTAGTATCCTAAAAGATCAGTGCTATATTTTAAGCAACCAGAAGTAGCTGAATGCCACTGAAAATTACTTTCTTTTGATATAATGAATCTCAATAGTTTGTTAGCAAATAGCAACAAGTAAAAACAGCCACAATAAAATAGATGGTTTATTGTGAGACTGGCTCATAGATTGATGATGCTAAACCAGTAAAGAAGGCTGATTCTTGTGGGCTTTACTGCTTTAATCACCATAAAAATAGACTTCACATGGACTACCCTGACAAACCCAGACTAAAGTTGGAAGAAGTTAAAACCATCAACTaattcaaaacttaaataaccaaaatattatcaaatttattaAGAACAACATAAGGAGATAACACTGCCGtaaacaacaatatatatatatatatatatgaatagaaACTGGGCAATCTTGAACCAAATTAATTACCATGCAAACAAAggtaaataaagaaataaaatgaaaaggcTCATCAAAATAAGATCACAAGTACAAATTTATGCAGCGCACCTGCTAGCAGCTTTGAAGGCATTTGCAAGTGCAACAGATGTCTTTCTCTCTGTGGATGACATAAAGTCATAACAACTAAATTCCACCACATGCAAGCCAAAGCAACGGGCAACATATCTGACAACAGTTCTCTTACCACACCCTGCAGTGAGGATCCCAATGAAAATATCTGACAATTCCAAAATAAGACATTATATTTGGACACTAAAAGGAGCGTCAGAAGCTACCTGAAGGACCATGTAAGAAGACAGTAACCCAGAGTTTTGGTAAAATAGCTGTTGGGAATAATGCAGGTGCAATTATAGATGCCAAGAGTTTTACTGTATCCTGATGCAAAGGTATCTCCTTAGGTATGCCAACAAAAGAATCAGGAGGAATACGAGAGCTTGTACTGCCACTAAGCACAAGTGCCGTTTGCTTATTGTTGACACGAAGAATAGGTTCGCTGATTGGTTCCATTGCTGTGACCTTGTAAAAACAGACAGATTTGTAACAGAAATTCCCACTTAACTCACTTTAGAAAAGAGATTGTGATATTCAAATATCATAACAATTTACCTTAAAATAGATGACATTGCTTGAAGAATTTGTGGTTCCATTCTGGTTGCAAGCAACACATATTCCTGAGCCACATCTCCAGTTGATTCGTATGCAGAATAAGTCACCTTTTGCCAATAATCTGTCAGCTTTGAAAAACTCATTTAATGCCATGTCAATCATGTCCTGACGATCATTTGCATCAATTTCAGAACTCCCTTTTAAGGAGGCAAGGACTCTACATTCTGGAACTTTCACAAAGGAAACTCTTAAGTGTGATGCATATCTAGGCAAATAGGGCGATGGTGTTaactcaatattaaaaaaagagctGTTCATCAGCATCCCTTCCTCATGCCCCTCACCATCCAATAAAAACTTCAAGGATTCCTGCCCCCCAAGGCAAGATACATGTAATCCAAGATTAAATGCCAAGAGTGGAGTGACATAAGCAACTCCTTCATCCAACaaaccaaatttttttgatgaatatgtgaaaGAAGGCAACACATTAGTTTGTGGACTTGCAAACGAGGATGAGCTACTCTGTTCTGAGGATTCATTGAACTTTGAATATGTTGGATGGCCAAGtactaaaatttttacaatTCTCTGTACATTAAACTTGTGATTCTTGACAATAACCTGAAAAAGTTACACAGTTATGAAAAACTAATGCAAGCTTACTACAAAAGCGAGTTAAAAGTACCATGGTGTGCCCTTTCATACATTTTCTGAagcataacaataaaaatagaaagaaatgcaGAATTTTCATTTGAGATGGTTTGTTGTCTTCACAATACACATAACAAATGCAAGATTTTCAAAATGCACGCAGAAACTTATGGCAAACATCATGTAGGGTGTACTAAAGACTACCGCATAGTTGccttaaatatcattgtcaaCTTTGAATTCACGAAACTTATGTGAAAACAAGAGTAGAAGCATAATGAGGTATCATTCTTTAGTTGCCCAAATCTCCTCAAGCACATCATATGCCATGGAAATTTCCTGAGGTATTCTGCTATGGTACTTTGCTAATCAAatgcttgattaaaaaataaattcaaaatgtttAAAAGCAGACTAAACTAGGTTTCAAGAATTTGTCATGTTTCTTCCAACAAGTTGAACAAAATCCTTCATCTAGAGAACTGTATAGCACCACTCATGGATTGATCCACTTACCTAAATAGATTCACAAATTTCCTACAAAGTAACGATTGACATTTGAATAAACAGCATAAACACTCACACATCCGAAACCACAACATCAATCATTACCACGCACATGGAACAAAATAACAGCAAttgaaaccaaacaaacaaaattaccAAGTTTTCACCCAAAAACaccaaattcaagaaaataagaaTTAGACAATCAATTACCAGAGACCCAGATGTCACGGCCAATTTCTTCAAGGTAGACATAGAGACGCCCACCAAGAAGGAATCCTCATTGAACTCTGCAGCAGCTCCGGAGCCATTATCAGCAAACCGGAGAATCCCAGCAGTCAAACATACAGGCTCTAAGTCATAATTAGCCGATGCCCTAGCCCTCGCTTCAGGTAATACCCCGTCGACGGTTTTGGCGGCGTTGAGGAGGGAGTCGAGGATGACGCGGTTGGAGTAGAGGACCAGCGGCTTCCGCCTCTCCACCATGGGTACTTGCATCAAGAGAAGAaccccaagaaaaaaaaaacacacacacacaaacccTAAACGCGAACACAGTGAGGATGACGAAAGAGGAGCCAAGCTTTCAGCCGCTCGCGGCTGGCAACTGAAACGATTTGATGGGTCAGGGAAGCACTTCAACAGTTCAACGAGCTATATATCGTTTCCCACGGTATCGTTTCTCGTTTCGCATTGAGAGGGATGGGAAACGACCCGGCTTGATTAAATGGGCCTGTCTCTTTGCAATCTGGGCTGAAAAGGTACGATGGAATTTGCTGTTGCAGAAGGTGGGCTTGATTGAGATGTGTATCATTAGATCTGATGGGTCAATAATAGCCTTGTAATTGTATTggtgaaattatgaaaaatgtaagaaatataaataaattagtctgaatttttttttctttctgattatgtttttagtgttgtttttttatatataaaaaggcccgagttgatttttttcttatattttttttggatgggtgttttttttttcaagaattatATCAAGACAGATTATCTGAATAAGATTAAAGTGTTCCCCAagtttttctttcacttttgaTATATACGTAtaagattaagaaaaataaaatagaagttCAACTATAgaactttcaaataaataaataatatatatatatatatatattataaactaGACGACTTAGAAAGTACCATAGAACTcttcaaaacattaaaataataactcaACCACTGCGATTGCTCCAAATAATGGAGCTCTAGGCAGAACCAGAAACACATGATAATGCACAAAATAGCAACACACCAACGACCAGCTCCACACCAAAAGCTGATTGACAGAATTCACAAATTAGTTAAAAGCGCAATCATTGAATTATCAACACTAATCAAAGAACTATTATCAATGAAATTATGAAAACCATATATCATCTGCAAACAAATCCCAGAATTCATTGAAAATTCATTCAACGGCGGAACGAGTGGGACCCAATTGCAAGCAACACCATCATAACAATTTCTATGGTCAACCCCAGCAGCACGGTGTACATTAGTCTACCCAACTCTAAACACAAATGGCTCTTGTGTTTTTTCCAAAGGATCTCTTACTGTTTCCTTCAACCTTTCACAGCTTGGGAAGTCATGTGAGTGTGGCATTTAGaatgaaccatcaaaatcagGATCAATATTATATTTCTAATGTCAACCGGTCCAGGCACTGATCATCATGCTATAAAAACCAGAGCCTCAAGTGTCAATGTACTCAAATTAAGCGATGAAGATGGGAAGGAAGGATGTAGTACCTAAAGGATACATACCAGTGCTTGTTGGGAAGGAGATGGAGAGGTTCATGGTGCACACCAAGCTGTTCAAGCATCCCTGCTTCATTGGCCTGCTTGAGATGGCTGCTCAGGAGTTTGGTTACAAGCATGAAGGAGTACTCAGGATACCATGTGATGTAGACTGCTTCAGATCTGTCATTGCTTTGAGGGCCAAGTCATGACACTTGCtataatgtttcttttcttcttcatatatAGCCCATACAATTTTGGGGAAAATTTCATGCATGTTGATTCTCTTGTTTGTTTCTGTTGTTACCTGAAGGTAGAGCTGCTCTAATCCAATTCCAAGTCATTCTTCGTATGATCCAACAGCAGTTCAGACTTCACACCtgcccaaaaagaaaaagatgcgTTCTCTCCAaagtcatcaaaatcaaatgtTAAATCATCTTGAACTCATACTTGAATCCCATTGAAGGGAAGCTGCTGTGGTGCAGTAAGGTTAACAGGGCAAACTCTTATCTCAATAAGATTCAAAAAAGACCTCTCACAAAATCCTTTAACTCACTAATATTTAACCAGTGTATTAAAACCAAGTGCAGCAAAGAATATGACATTTTCAGATACAAAGATGGCAAAATTTTAACCTTACTGCCTCATGTGGGAATGAGCTAAAGCCAGTTATCACCAAATAGGCAAATAGAAATACTGAAAAATCCTCTGAGATCACAATTCTAAAGCACAGAGTCAGGAGCCTAGCATGCATACAACATCACAGCCGCTTTCtgactttgttttttttattgatttttgtgcCAACTTGTTTTTCATGCATCTTGTATTCCTCGTATAACTGGATTGATGTTATTGTGTGATTCAGCTCCGCCCTCAGCACCTCATTTTCagcaatatctctcaaaactgTATAATggtcctccaacttccttttcaCCTCTACCTCATCCACCATTGTATCCATATTTTCAACTTTGTTACGGTTCATAAGAACAGAATCCCTTCCCCTCTTCCTTTTTCGATTCAAGGATGCAGGTGTACCAGCTGACTTGAAATTGAACAATTCACGTTCAATCGACAAGTCTGTGAAGCCTTGCAAAGGAGAGGCAGTTGAGAGGAAGATCTGGCTTTGTGTGGCATCCAAACTAGCCATGCTAGCAACACTTGCAGCCATGGATGAGATGGAGGGATGGTAATGCTTCGCCAGTAGGCTAAGCTCCCATAGAACAGATGCCAGTGCCCCACTCAGATTCGGATCCGTAGCATCCGCTTGATATTTCTGGGCATAAGAAGTTTAATGAGGGGATAAAAGATGTGCAGGGGTAAAATTCAAAGGGCAAGAAAATGCTTACCACGATCAAACCAGAAAGTGAACCACCACCAGCATCATTCTCCAACAAATTCCGACACTTGCTGTTCTTTTGGAGCAAATGCTTGAGTGTAATCAAGGCTGCAAATAAGGTCATGAAggaatttaagaaaaaaatatttgcatgcAATCCAACAGTTCTTTTGACTCAATTCAAGGCTAACATAGTTTCAATTCAGACTTATTCAAAAAAGGAACATAGAGAATTCCTACTGCCAACCTAACAACTGGTAGATCTGTTGAATGTCAAATTTAGCCAGGATGGCATTAGATGCAAAACTCTCCACGGGGGCACACAAGAAATTTCTTGTTGCTTTAACAATTTGGTATGATATGGCTAAGTTGCACAGAAGATATTAGTGGCAGTCTTCACCTACTTCACCCAAACAAGTGCACCCATTTCTTTACAGAgaacaaaaataactccatgCAAAAGGAAAATTGCAATGACAATGATCCAACAGAACCAAATAATGAGTTTAGGCAGCATTATTACCTGCCATAGCCTCTGCAGATCCATAGAACAAAGAAAATGTTGCCAGGCGCTTAATGAAAGCAGCTGCTCTCTGCATATCATGCTGTTTGCCTTCCCATAGCAATGTCTTTAAAGCTTCAGCCAAGATTTCACCATTATCTCTGTTTTAGTACAAGAAGCATGACTTCATCAAATGAGTAAAGAAAATGCTTAAGAACCCTCAGAGAAAATAACAATGTCAGATACCCAAGTATCCAAAAAATAGAGCCAGAATGATGCCCAAAATGACAACTATTCAGAATaacattgattgaagaaaacCGTCTTTGCTTACATACAATCAAGTGATACCAGTAAATCAGAATTTGGGTGTATACCTGTCAGGTCTATACTCCAGGAGAAGATTATAAAGCTgaacaaaaaaatcatgtaGATCCACATTCAGTGCATCCAGATTACTCCTCATTACTCTAAATGCCACTATGCAACATTGCAGGCGTTCTGAAACGGACAAAGAATTTTGCAGAGAGAAGCCATCATAGTGATTCTTGTAACCAGAAAGCTTTTTGAGACACCCCATAAGATCACCCATGAAGTCCAAATCAATCAAATGAGAGAACTTCCCAAGCCCATTCAAGCATGGAGCAAGCAGTGGGTGTTCCTCACATGAACCACCAGATGATAAGGACGCGTTGTTTTCAGCCCTGAATTGAGAAAAGCATTCCCCCAAATACAGTCAGAGTAATCATTCAGGTACAGCACAGGTTAATGATCAGTCAACATACATAGCAAAGCAAGATTATGAAATGAATTAAAAGGCGTGCTATTTCAAGTAGAGCTTGTCACCATGATATGCAAAGGTGACTAAATGGACCAAATCTTCCAGAATCCCACCATCAaaagtacaaaaagaaaaagaaagatggttttatataattttttttccttaattcttTAAAATTAGGGGAAAGAAAAAAACTGGTGCACAAACACGGATTTTAGAAAGATTAGGCAGTAATACACAACAAAAGAACCTTAAAAATCAGCAAACCGGCGAGCATCAATAAGCAGCAGCATGACATTACAATTTCCAAGAGCAAAACTATGACTTTCACAGAAAGATCTTGCAATTATAGTAATGAACAAGTTGAGTAATTACACAGAAGAGTTTTCTTTAATAAACTGTTTCAGAAAGTCTTTATTCTGAAACACTAATGTGAAGCCTGATTTTGACAATCAATAAACACGAACCATTCAGCAGCATAAATATCTTTGATATCTGGCAATGTGTACTCATGTTCCGAAGATAATTTGCTAATAGGATAGCCTATAACCATCATGCAGAAGTATAAAAAGTAACACAGTTATACCAACAAATTTGGAGCACAGAAATTTATTTATGCTGACTTGAACCCAAATATATCAATATTGTTTCAACAACAACCACACCTTGATGAAGAAGTCTCAATACTTCGCTTCAGAACTCGAAAGTATGTCTCAAAGACAGCAGAAAGGGTTTCAGTTTGCATCCTTAACCGCTCTTTTGCATCAAGAACAAATGATACAGCTTTAAAATCTGCAATAACCTAcagaaaatatcaaaattcTTGAATCCAAAGTATATCTGCCACAGTTGTAGTCTTGTAGAAACAATGAGTTGAAGGAAACCTCTTGTCTTGTCTTTGCCATCAGTTCTTGCTTAGCTTTCTTATGTTCATTGACTACAACTTGATTTGAGTCTTTGTTTTTGTCTCTTCCCTTCATCTTCCTGGGCATAGGTTTTTTATCTTCAGTATGCTCAAACTTCCCAAGATCCTCATCAAACACCAGGGAGAggaaaacctaaaaataaaaaatttggtaaacctttggaaaaaaaaacagtgcAAAGCACTCTTGTCAATAGCACATTTGCAATAAATGAATTTGTAGAAATAAAACAAGAgaaacccaaaagaaaagaacaaccACAATTTATTTGAAGGAAATGTTGAGGAAGAGAAGATGCATACCTCTATAGTGTTAGGATGAAGTTGGCAATCATGGACCTTCACAAGATTTGCAATCAATCTAACAGCTTCAAGGGTTGCCTCACCACCATGCTTCCCTTCGTTAACAAAAAGCGCCCTGACGGCATCACAACAAACTTTCCTGTAGACAAGGAAACATCTTAatgattcaaaaattaattagatcAAATACTCGCTACCAAATGataaactcaaatcaaaaaacaaactttcatatagcaaacaaaattatattaaatagcATTAGCACTTCAAACTTCCGCAT contains:
- the LOC120249698 gene encoding nucleolar complex protein 3 homolog — protein: MGRKNKNQVILPPELPPDIPEDEFEVSDEDVAFVKENPAYTGFLTNLDTKAIDKHVVRVADHEEDELEALYEKRNLKKALRKANEEVAGLQVDRVDALPIKTLDGELRYRTVKESVPESIPHEKESGKVDDNKGVAKLTKAERRQLLKKTKKEAKKQVKEEPKVSDAKGPLHSEVLATVEKELSAEELFTKKKIRLAEVGMSLLENPEANIKSLKEMLQICDDEDPNIVKLGLLSLLAVFKDIIPGYRIRLPTEKEMQMPVSKDVKKTRFFESTLLRSYKTYLLKLTDLVKRPSFQHVAIQCLCSLLEAVPHFNFRESLLASVVTNISSMDDVVRKVCCDAVRALFVNEGKHGGEATLEAVRLIANLVKVHDCQLHPNTIEVFLSLVFDEDLGKFEHTEDKKPMPRKMKGRDKNKDSNQVVVNEHKKAKQELMAKTRQEVIADFKAVSFVLDAKERLRMQTETLSAVFETYFRVLKRSIETSSSRAENNASLSSGGSCEEHPLLAPCLNGLGKFSHLIDLDFMGDLMGCLKKLSGYKNHYDGFSLQNSLSVSERLQCCIVAFRVMRSNLDALNVDLHDFFVQLYNLLLEYRPDRDNGEILAEALKTLLWEGKQHDMQRAAAFIKRLATFSLFYGSAEAMAALITLKHLLQKNSKCRNLLENDAGGGSLSGLIVKYQADATDPNLSGALASVLWELSLLAKHYHPSISSMAASVASMASLDATQSQIFLSTASPLQGFTDLSIERELFNFKSAGTPASLNRKRKRGRDSVLMNRNKVENMDTMVDEVEVKRKLEDHYTVLRDIAENEVLRAELNHTITSIQLYEEYKMHEKQVGTKINKKNKVRKRL
- the LOC120249819 gene encoding peroxisome biogenesis protein 6 encodes the protein MQVPMVERRKPLVLYSNRVILDSLLNAAKTVDGVLPEARARASANYDLEPVCLTAGILRFADNGSGAAAEFNEDSFLVGVSMSTLKKLAVTSGSLVIVKNHKFNVQRIVKILVLGHPTYSKFNESSEQSSSSSFASPQTNVLPSFTYSSKKFGLLDEGVAYVTPLLAFNLGLHVSCLGGQESLKFLLDGEGHEEGMLMNSSFFNIELTPSPYLPRYASHLRVSFVKVPECRVLASLKGSSEIDANDRQDMIDMALNEFFKADRLLAKGDLFCIRINWRCGSGICVACNQNGTTNSSSNVIYFKVTAMEPISEPILRVNNKQTALVLSGSTSSRIPPDSFVGIPKEIPLHQDTVKLLASIIAPALFPTAILPKLWVTVFLHGPSGCGKRTVVRYVARCFGLHVVEFSCYDFMSSTERKTSVALANAFKAASRYSPSILLLRHLDGFGNLSSNEGSLMDQVSIASEFASTVREFTRPSSEAGFLSLDKESNSTPNISEVEKLIQHRVLLIATASSPEGLQPPIMRCFTHEISMSSLNETQRATMLSQSLQGASNIHDQNANNEFIKDIIGQTSGFMPRDIQALVADASSSYIHKVIDNVQVEQDEGITKTEATEDNISDESAREKLGIEDFLKALERSKKRNASALGTPKVPNVKWEDVGGLEDVKKAIWDTVQLPLLYKDLFSSGLRKRSGVLLYGPPGTGKTLLAKAVATECSLNFLSVKGPELINMYIGESEKNVRDIFQKARSARPCVIFFDELDSLAPARGASGDSGGVMDRVVSQMLAEIDGLNDSTQDLFIIGASNRPDLIDPALLRPGRFDKLLYVGVNSDASYRERVLRALTRKFNLHENVSLLSVAEKCSPNMTGADMYALCADAWFQAAKRKAAHQHSDSSSTDERHDAVIVEMDDFMKVLVDLTPSLSMTELRKYEHLRDQFEGASSK